The following nucleotide sequence is from Futiania mangrovi.
GCTGCGCGACGGTATTGCCGAACCCGTCGTCGGACCGGACCGTCTCGGGCGTCGCCATGATCCGCTCCTGCGTGCCGGAGCGCTCGACCACGAAGGCAAGCGACGCCCCGCCCGAGGTCATCACGATCCGCTGCACGTCGGAGAAGGTCTCCACCTCCGATCCGTCGACGCTGAGGATGACGTCCCCGACCTGGAAGCCAGCCCGCTCGGCCGCGCTGTCCGGGGCGATACCGTCGACGCGCGGCGGCGAAACGTACTGCCCCACGGCCATGAAGATGCCCGCGAAGATGGCGATGGTGAGCAGGAAGTTGGCAAACGGCCCTGCCGCCACGATCGCGGCCCGCTGCCAGAGCGGCTTGAAATGAAAGCTCTCAGCTCTCTCGGCAGCCGACATGCGCGACAGGTTGTTGCGGTCGGGCGTGCTCGCCTCGCTCATGTCGCCATGAAACTTCACGTATCCGCCCAGCAGCAGCCAGGAGAACTTCCAGCGCGTGCCGTGGCGGTCGTAGAAGCCGAACAGCTCCCTCCCGAAACCGATCGAAAAGACATCGATCTTCACCCCGCACCAGCGTGCGACCATGAAATGGCCGAGCTCGTGAATGAACACGACGAGCGTCAGGACGAACAGGAACGGCACGAGATAGCCGAGCGTTCCACCGATAGCCGGGAGGTTTGTCAGAAAGTCCATGAGGGCTTTGTACCCTAAACTCGTTAATGATTATCAGATCGGGAGAGAGCTAGGCCGCCGCGAACCCCTGCGCAAGGTGACGCGCGCGCGCATCCCAATGCATGACATCCTCCAGGCTTCCCGGCACGGCGCCTGCGGCCTCCCCCACAACGGCCTCAAGCACCCGCTCGACCCCCGCGGGGATATCGAGAAACCCGATTTCGCCCGCGAGAAAGCGCGCCACGCAGACCTCGTTGGCGGCGTTGAGCACGGTGGGCGCCACGCCTTCGGCCCGCAACGCTTCCCGCGCCAGGCGCAATGCGGGGAAGCGCGTGTCGTCCGGCGCCTCGAAATCCAGCCTGCCGACCCGCGCGAGATCGAGGCGCGCGCACGGCGTCTCCATCCGGTCGGGCCATGCCAGCGTGTGTGCGATTGGCGTGCGCATGTCGGGCGTGCCGAGCTGCGCCAGAACCGACCCGTCGCGGAAGGCGACAAGGCTGTGCACCACCGACTGCGGATGAACGAGGACATCGATGCACGCCTCGCCCACCGGGAAGAGGTGCGCAGCCTCGATCAGTTCGAGGC
It contains:
- the rseP gene encoding RIP metalloprotease RseP, with product MDFLTNLPAIGGTLGYLVPFLFVLTLVVFIHELGHFMVARWCGVKIDVFSIGFGRELFGFYDRHGTRWKFSWLLLGGYVKFHGDMSEASTPDRNNLSRMSAAERAESFHFKPLWQRAAIVAAGPFANFLLTIAIFAGIFMAVGQYVSPPRVDGIAPDSAAERAGFQVGDVILSVDGSEVETFSDVQRIVMTSGGASLAFVVERSGTQERIMATPETVRSDDGFGNTVAQPRLGIQHSASSGEGARIVRYDPLTSVWMGVEETWFIVSNTLSYVGRMIAGTEATDQLGGPIRIAKMSGDVAQIGFLALLNLAAIISASIGLINLFPVPLLDGGHLLFYAFEAVRGKPLGERAQEMGFKIGLVLVLSLMVFATWNDFVQLRVFDTISSILS